Proteins encoded by one window of Paenibacillus sp. DCT19:
- a CDS encoding ABC transporter permease: MYLAIREMRFAKGRYALIATIMVLVAFLVLFVTGLAQGLAYDNAASVKNMTATHFVLEQNSNHRFTRSQLDKNQLDQARLTVGESNAEPLGVKMTTVIPAGDTKKVDVTLFMVNPDGWLSPTVSEGSPISEQQVGQVMVDRKLSESGVQLGSIIEDQASGMQWTVSGFVENESFSHSPVVFLNEQDWLNLQTRSTTPQGTDNAAESIVYNAIAMKDSSADQIENVVKAMPGTEVITKSEAISAIPGYKEEQGSLVMMIAFLFVISAFVLAVFFYVITIQKTSQFGILKAIGTSTAYLAKSVALQVLVLSVGSLLISVLLVQAFESVLPATMPFQLGFSTLALTCVSFVVMSLAGSLFSVWKVAKIDALDAIGRTAA, from the coding sequence ATGTATTTGGCTATTCGAGAAATGAGATTTGCTAAAGGGCGGTATGCCTTAATTGCTACGATTATGGTGCTTGTTGCCTTTCTGGTTTTGTTTGTCACCGGTCTTGCACAGGGGCTGGCATATGATAATGCAGCTTCTGTTAAGAATATGACGGCAACTCATTTTGTATTGGAGCAGAATTCGAATCATCGGTTCACCAGGTCTCAACTGGACAAGAACCAACTGGATCAAGCTCGCCTTACCGTAGGTGAGAGTAATGCAGAGCCACTTGGTGTGAAGATGACGACCGTCATTCCAGCAGGAGATACGAAGAAGGTTGATGTGACCTTGTTCATGGTGAATCCCGATGGTTGGTTATCGCCAACCGTCAGCGAAGGATCTCCTATTTCTGAACAACAGGTAGGACAAGTGATGGTTGACCGGAAGTTATCTGAGTCAGGGGTTCAGCTAGGCAGCATTATTGAGGATCAAGCTTCGGGTATGCAATGGACGGTGAGTGGATTTGTGGAAAATGAGTCCTTCAGTCATTCTCCGGTTGTGTTCTTGAATGAGCAGGATTGGCTTAACCTACAAACAAGATCAACCACACCTCAAGGTACTGATAATGCAGCAGAGAGCATCGTGTACAATGCCATAGCGATGAAGGACTCTTCGGCGGATCAGATTGAGAACGTCGTGAAAGCTATGCCTGGAACAGAAGTGATTACAAAATCTGAAGCTATATCGGCTATCCCCGGTTACAAAGAAGAGCAGGGCTCACTAGTCATGATGATTGCCTTTTTATTTGTTATCTCTGCCTTTGTTCTGGCGGTATTTTTCTATGTGATTACGATTCAGAAAACGAGTCAATTCGGCATTCTAAAAGCCATTGGCACAAGTACTGCTTATTTGGCAAAAAGTGTGGCACTACAGGTATTGGTTTTATCTGTCGGTAGTTTGTTGATAAGTGTGCTTCTGGTTCAAGCCTTTGAGTCCGTTTTACCAGCTACTATGCCCTTCCAATTAGGTTTCTCTACGCTGGCCTTGACGTGTGTCTCCTTTGTTGTTATGTCACTGGCAGGTTCGTTATTTTCGGTATGGAAAGTAGCCAAAATTGATGCCTTGGATGCGATTGGGAGGACGGCAGCATGA
- a CDS encoding ABC transporter ATP-binding protein, with translation MRNRLVLQGIRRTFEDGGSERVILNELDLEVAEGELVAIMGPSGSGKSTFLSIAGALLEPQQGQVLLDGKSITGKASKDIADIRLRNIGFIFQSANLIPYLKVEEQLILVAKLAGVDKSEASKRAAALLDTLGLSARRTAYPDKLSGGERQRVAIARALMNDPAVLLADEPTASLDAERGHDVVSLIAKQAKEQQKSAVMVTHDERILSLCDQVLYLENGKLNAK, from the coding sequence ATGAGAAATAGACTAGTACTGCAGGGAATTAGACGAACCTTTGAAGATGGTGGAAGTGAACGAGTAATACTGAATGAGTTAGATCTTGAGGTTGCTGAAGGGGAATTGGTGGCAATCATGGGGCCATCTGGTTCAGGTAAGAGTACATTCCTATCCATCGCTGGTGCTCTTCTGGAACCCCAGCAGGGGCAGGTATTGCTAGATGGAAAGTCGATTACGGGTAAAGCTTCGAAAGACATTGCAGATATTCGACTTCGGAACATTGGATTCATTTTTCAAAGTGCTAACTTAATTCCGTATCTGAAAGTTGAAGAACAATTGATTTTGGTCGCCAAGCTGGCGGGAGTGGATAAGAGTGAAGCTTCTAAGCGGGCAGCCGCATTACTTGATACGCTGGGCTTATCAGCAAGGAGAACCGCATATCCGGACAAGTTGTCAGGTGGGGAGCGTCAGCGTGTTGCCATTGCGCGAGCCTTAATGAATGATCCAGCGGTTCTACTCGCCGATGAGCCAACAGCTAGTCTAGATGCAGAGCGAGGGCATGATGTCGTTAGCCTGATTGCGAAGCAAGCGAAGGAGCAACAGAAAAGTGCTGTCATGGTAACTCATGATGAGCGCATCCTATCGCTCTGTGATCAGGTTCTCTATCTGGAGAATGGGAAACTGAACGCGAAATAA
- a CDS encoding bifunctional 2-polyprenyl-6-hydroxyphenol methylase/3-demethylubiquinol 3-O-methyltransferase UbiG, protein MGEEPSRTVNHAMDVFASYNVQTVLVPGSGYGRNTRHLSCHFSVVGLEFSKSAIEMSKGWDEKTRVIECSILEPFNLENKWDAIYCYNVLHLFLMEDRMKLIHNSMKQLRDQGIMYFTCFSDQDQRNGRGSVLEDNTYEYKEGKAAHFFTEQDLIQHFAGMRVIETGLLDEEIPSSETETEKYNLRYIIVQMV, encoded by the coding sequence GTGGGGGAAGAGCCAAGCCGAACGGTTAATCATGCGATGGACGTATTCGCAAGCTATAACGTTCAAACGGTGTTAGTACCCGGATCGGGCTATGGTCGCAATACCCGACATTTGTCTTGCCACTTTTCAGTTGTGGGTCTGGAGTTCTCTAAGTCAGCAATTGAAATGTCGAAGGGCTGGGATGAGAAGACCCGAGTGATAGAATGTTCTATTTTAGAACCGTTCAATTTAGAGAATAAATGGGATGCAATATACTGCTACAATGTGCTACATCTGTTTCTAATGGAAGATCGGATGAAACTGATTCACAATAGTATGAAACAATTACGTGATCAAGGCATCATGTACTTCACATGTTTCTCTGATCAGGATCAACGCAATGGGCGTGGAAGCGTGCTGGAGGACAATACATATGAATATAAAGAGGGAAAAGCAGCTCATTTCTTTACAGAACAGGACTTAATTCAGCATTTTGCTGGGATGCGAGTTATTGAAACGGGACTATTAGATGAAGAGATCCCCAGTAGTGAGACGGAAACCGAGAAATATAATTTAAGATATATCATTGTTCAGATGGTATAA
- a CDS encoding zinc dependent phospholipase C family protein: MPWPMVHFAVASRLVANPSPEFLLGSIAPDSIHVRSNITRADKAKTHLMIEEHVFVTDEQLKDYFEMNRQQAMQDKRFMDYLCGYIAHIYTDRVWTFNIYPPYETLPEGRKIYTKDVTKLEFLILQQDGANEWIDKLKVGRAFDLGGLREHEVYQYRDEKWQFLKTPEHEPIEDPSVISLSLVNEFITNTANEIRELYQQSGIMK, translated from the coding sequence ATGCCTTGGCCGATGGTTCACTTTGCCGTTGCATCTCGTCTAGTAGCGAATCCATCACCTGAATTTCTATTAGGCAGTATTGCACCAGATTCGATTCATGTTAGAAGCAATATCACTAGAGCTGACAAAGCCAAAACACACTTGATGATTGAAGAACATGTATTTGTTACTGACGAGCAACTGAAGGATTATTTTGAGATGAACAGACAACAAGCGATGCAGGATAAACGATTTATGGACTACTTGTGCGGTTACATTGCGCATATTTACACGGATCGAGTCTGGACGTTCAATATCTATCCGCCATATGAGACTCTTCCAGAAGGTAGAAAGATCTATACCAAGGATGTCACGAAGCTGGAATTCCTTATCCTACAGCAGGATGGCGCAAACGAATGGATAGATAAGCTAAAAGTAGGTCGAGCCTTCGACTTAGGTGGTCTACGAGAGCATGAAGTCTATCAGTATCGAGATGAGAAATGGCAATTTCTCAAGACACCAGAACATGAACCAATAGAAGATCCAAGCGTTATATCGTTAAGTCTAGTGAATGAGTTTATCACGAATACAGCCAATGAGATTAGGGAGCTATATCAGCAATCGGGAATTATGAAATGA
- a CDS encoding GNAT family N-acetyltransferase — protein sequence MKNSIRLTRYDRQYDDALADFSLTGEQFRFTAMPAEVIEEAIQNENKYPIVILHEDTVVGFFILHRYSEYADEHVDRETSLLIRALSISTEYQGKGYGLEAMQVLPSFVQKLVPDVNEIILAVNEGNIPAQKLYLKAGFVDTGRRMMKGQVLQFIFHYKMG from the coding sequence ATGAAGAATTCAATCCGTCTCACACGGTATGATCGGCAGTATGATGATGCATTAGCGGATTTTTCTCTCACAGGTGAACAGTTCCGATTTACCGCAATGCCTGCGGAAGTGATCGAGGAAGCGATTCAGAATGAAAATAAATACCCCATCGTTATTTTGCATGAAGATACGGTAGTTGGTTTCTTTATTTTGCACCGATACTCTGAATATGCAGATGAACACGTTGATCGTGAGACAAGTCTTCTGATCCGGGCGTTATCAATCTCAACCGAATATCAGGGGAAAGGGTATGGCCTTGAAGCTATGCAAGTATTGCCGTCATTTGTGCAAAAGCTTGTTCCAGATGTGAATGAGATCATACTGGCCGTGAATGAGGGTAACATCCCTGCCCAGAAGTTATATCTCAAAGCAGGGTTCGTGGATACAGGTAGACGAATGATGAAAGGGCAAGTTCTCCAGTTTATTTTTCATTATAAAATGGGATAG
- a CDS encoding LytTR family DNA-binding domain-containing protein, which yields MKLIFEISSLLDRSTAKIVTHPEEQQHWDSIREAIHQMDTKIVVINAKNNRNVQIKLSSIAVIQSEDRLCSVRLITGEHYLLPKRLKFVEEDLRDQHFVRINNQTIINTACIQTFAATQQARIQVELVDGSSYYVSRYYIKQFRGKLV from the coding sequence GTGAAGCTTATATTTGAGATCAGTTCATTGCTTGATCGAAGTACAGCCAAGATTGTTACACATCCAGAGGAACAACAGCACTGGGATTCGATCCGAGAAGCTATTCATCAAATGGATACAAAGATTGTGGTCATCAATGCTAAAAACAACCGCAATGTGCAGATTAAGCTCAGTTCGATCGCTGTCATCCAGTCGGAAGATCGGTTGTGCAGTGTACGTCTGATCACAGGTGAGCACTACTTGCTCCCTAAACGTCTGAAGTTTGTGGAAGAGGATCTACGTGATCAGCATTTTGTGAGAATTAATAATCAAACGATTATTAACACAGCTTGTATCCAAACATTCGCAGCAACCCAGCAGGCCAGAATTCAAGTCGAGCTTGTGGACGGCTCCAGCTATTATGTCAGTCGGTATTACATCAAACAATTCAGGGGGAAATTAGTATGA
- a CDS encoding GNAT family N-acetyltransferase translates to MEYIGKHVRITQATEEDLDFLCRLECDPSIWVYEESIESDVEKVREKYREQFPTNVDRYAYDFIIRRVGNAENTPIGLVQIWSYVDFRKSWELGFGMLPDYTGRGYANEATRLLLQFAFAEVQAHKVVGMCNAQNKRSALLMEKVGMKREGIFREELFWNDQYVDQYFFSILKSEFFADTGVEGV, encoded by the coding sequence ATGGAATACATAGGTAAGCATGTGCGAATTACGCAAGCAACGGAGGAAGATCTTGATTTTCTGTGTAGGCTGGAATGTGATCCGAGCATCTGGGTGTACGAAGAGAGTATAGAGTCAGACGTAGAGAAGGTAAGGGAGAAGTATCGAGAACAATTTCCTACAAATGTAGATCGTTATGCTTACGATTTTATCATTAGACGTGTGGGCAATGCTGAGAACACGCCGATTGGACTTGTGCAGATATGGAGCTATGTTGATTTTCGGAAGAGCTGGGAATTAGGGTTCGGTATGCTGCCGGATTATACTGGCCGAGGTTATGCGAACGAAGCCACTCGGTTGTTGCTTCAATTTGCCTTTGCAGAAGTACAGGCTCACAAAGTGGTTGGGATGTGCAATGCACAAAATAAACGGTCAGCCCTTCTGATGGAGAAGGTGGGTATGAAGCGGGAAGGTATCTTCAGAGAAGAATTATTCTGGAATGATCAATATGTTGATCAGTACTTCTTCTCGATCCTCAAGAGTGAATTCTTTGCAGACACAGGTGTAGAAGGAGTCTAA
- a CDS encoding GNAT family N-acetyltransferase gives MFEIVDIRQKPERVQDAVQYFWRQWGTETSFHFYRDCMERSVETESDVPRFYVMLDGERIIGGYALLRSDLNSRQDLFPWFACLYVEPEYRGKKLGEQLQNHAIREVQTKGYDKLYLCTDLTDYYEQNNWTHIGKGYLLDDEETRIYEYKV, from the coding sequence ATGTTTGAGATCGTTGACATTAGACAGAAGCCAGAACGGGTACAAGATGCTGTGCAGTATTTCTGGAGGCAGTGGGGAACAGAAACGAGCTTTCATTTCTATCGAGATTGCATGGAGCGTTCGGTTGAAACGGAGAGTGATGTGCCTCGATTTTATGTGATGTTGGATGGGGAACGGATTATTGGAGGGTACGCGTTATTACGTAGTGATCTGAACAGCCGGCAGGATCTATTTCCGTGGTTTGCCTGTCTCTATGTAGAGCCTGAATACCGAGGGAAGAAGCTTGGCGAACAACTACAGAACCATGCGATTCGTGAAGTGCAGACTAAAGGTTACGACAAGCTGTACCTCTGCACAGATCTAACCGACTACTATGAGCAAAATAACTGGACTCATATCGGCAAAGGTTATTTGCTAGATGATGAGGAGACACGGATTTATGAATATAAAGTATAA